One Epidermidibacterium keratini DNA segment encodes these proteins:
- the trpD gene encoding anthranilate phosphoribosyltransferase, with amino-acid sequence MSETSTYTWPLVLGAILREGDLSREAAAWAMGEIMSGSATPAQTAGFVVALRARGESAPAVAGLVDTMLEHAPRVEQPGPCVDIVGTGGDQAQTVNISTMAAIVVAGAGVPVAKHGNRAASSQCGSADVLEALGVALALDGAAVVRCIREVGIGFFFAPQFHSGMRFTGPTRKELGIPTVFNFLGPLSNPARPTSMAVGCADERMAGILADTMRMRGVSALVFRGDDGLDELTTVTTSRLWQVAADGSPVRSEVLDPAQFGIAAATPEDLRGGDPAYNAQVVRDLLAGAPGPVRDAVLLNAAAAIVAYDGVSPDASVLGAFEAALARAGRSIDDGSAAGVLDRWVELSSSL; translated from the coding sequence ATGAGCGAGACCTCGACCTATACCTGGCCGCTCGTGCTCGGCGCCATTCTTCGCGAGGGCGATCTGTCGCGCGAGGCCGCGGCGTGGGCGATGGGCGAGATCATGTCGGGATCGGCGACCCCGGCGCAGACGGCCGGGTTCGTAGTCGCGCTGCGCGCGCGGGGCGAGTCCGCGCCGGCCGTCGCGGGGCTGGTCGACACGATGCTCGAGCACGCGCCGCGGGTAGAGCAGCCCGGCCCTTGTGTCGACATCGTCGGCACCGGCGGCGATCAGGCGCAGACCGTCAACATCTCAACGATGGCTGCGATTGTCGTCGCAGGGGCCGGCGTACCCGTCGCCAAGCACGGCAACCGAGCAGCCAGCTCGCAGTGCGGATCGGCCGACGTGCTTGAGGCGCTCGGCGTTGCGTTGGCGCTCGACGGTGCGGCCGTCGTGCGGTGCATCCGCGAGGTCGGCATCGGCTTCTTCTTCGCGCCGCAGTTTCACTCGGGAATGCGCTTCACCGGACCGACCCGCAAGGAGCTCGGCATCCCGACGGTCTTCAACTTCCTCGGCCCGCTGTCCAACCCGGCCCGGCCGACGTCGATGGCCGTCGGGTGCGCCGACGAGCGGATGGCCGGAATCCTGGCTGACACCATGCGGATGCGCGGGGTCTCGGCGCTGGTCTTCCGCGGCGACGACGGGCTGGACGAGCTGACCACCGTCACCACGTCGCGGCTATGGCAGGTCGCTGCCGACGGCTCGCCGGTGCGCTCGGAGGTCCTTGATCCGGCGCAGTTCGGCATTGCCGCTGCCACGCCTGAGGATCTGCGCGGCGGCGATCCGGCGTACAACGCCCAGGTGGTGCGCGACCTGCTGGCCGGAGCGCCCGGACCGGTGCGCGACGCCGTACTGCTCAATGCCGCGGCAGCGATCGTGGCGTACGACGGAGTCTCGCCCGATGCGTCGGTGCTTGGTGCGTTCGAGGCCGCTCTCGCGCGCGCTGGCCGGTCGATCGACGACGGTTCGGCGGCCGGCGTACTCGATCGTTGGGTCGAGCTGAGCAGCTCGCTCTAG
- a CDS encoding transporter — MKETMFLLADLWMIFVGYYYGWRFLRRYQNYLLGLEWMVVATSGTNFLLWSLLGAREESVLYDLAFFFDAFSRSVGITLILVLGIMAVTHRYKPSLAVEVGVFGLAIAAGLYLRRFAGGELHLGPATFYLALNLLTAMFLVYFATRLWRAGAKTHAFWVVLVTAAACAIAITYDFFPLSFDDANRTYFYTAALATWGTQGFVYFRAYRALHDHNESPEVRTRQPTGATA; from the coding sequence ATGAAGGAGACCATGTTTTTGCTGGCCGACCTGTGGATGATCTTCGTCGGCTACTACTACGGCTGGCGGTTCCTTCGGCGCTACCAGAACTACCTGCTGGGGCTGGAGTGGATGGTCGTGGCGACCTCAGGCACCAACTTCTTGCTCTGGTCACTGCTGGGAGCCCGCGAGGAGAGCGTCCTGTATGACCTCGCCTTCTTCTTCGACGCGTTCTCCCGCTCCGTTGGAATCACGCTGATTCTGGTGCTGGGCATCATGGCCGTCACGCACCGGTACAAGCCGTCGCTCGCTGTGGAGGTGGGCGTCTTCGGACTTGCCATCGCGGCCGGTCTGTATCTACGCCGTTTCGCCGGCGGGGAGCTCCACCTTGGCCCGGCGACCTTCTACCTAGCGCTCAACCTGCTTACCGCAATGTTCTTGGTGTACTTCGCCACCCGCCTATGGAGGGCCGGCGCGAAGACTCACGCCTTCTGGGTAGTTCTCGTGACCGCCGCCGCATGCGCCATCGCGATCACCTACGACTTCTTCCCTCTCAGCTTCGACGACGCCAACCGCACGTATTTCTATACGGCCGCGCTCGCAACCTGGGGCACCCAGGGATTCGTCTACTTCCGCGCATACCGCGCGTTGCACGATCACAACGAGTCGCCAGAAGTTAGGACGCGCCAACCGACGGGAGCCACGGCATGA
- a CDS encoding glycosyltransferase family 4 protein: protein MTTLVVTNDYPPREGGIQTFVRALIDQLDSSEVAVFSSTSPGAAAYDAQSDLEVVRHPSTMLLPTPAVTRQVAQVVRSGAFDRVLFGAAAPLGLMAPALRAAGAQRIVGLTHGHETGWALLPGSRQVLARIGRGLDVTTYITDYTRGILEPAMPGTDLRRLPPGVDIDRFRPDIDASRVLARHELTGVPVIGCISRLVPRKGQDYLIRALPLVRAAVPEARLLIVGGGRDERRLRALANTHRVSDAVVFAGRPPSKELAEYYAACDVFAMPCRTRRGGLDVEGLGMVYLEAAATGVPVVAGTSGGAPEAVEQGITGTVLRDATDRSEIAGVLVRLLSDRTLAAQQGAAGRAWVEREWTWERQGERLREILAG from the coding sequence ATGACGACGCTGGTCGTCACCAACGACTACCCGCCGCGCGAGGGCGGCATCCAGACGTTCGTCCGCGCGCTGATCGACCAGCTCGACTCCAGCGAGGTGGCGGTGTTTTCCTCGACGTCACCGGGGGCAGCGGCGTACGACGCGCAGAGCGATCTGGAAGTGGTTCGGCACCCGAGCACGATGCTGCTGCCGACGCCGGCGGTGACGAGGCAGGTTGCGCAGGTGGTGCGCTCGGGAGCTTTCGACCGGGTGCTATTTGGGGCGGCGGCGCCGCTCGGGCTGATGGCGCCGGCGTTGCGTGCGGCCGGAGCTCAGCGGATCGTCGGGCTCACCCACGGCCACGAGACCGGATGGGCGCTGCTTCCCGGATCGCGCCAGGTGCTCGCCCGGATCGGCCGCGGGCTCGACGTCACGACGTACATCACCGACTACACGCGCGGAATCCTCGAGCCCGCGATGCCCGGCACTGATCTACGTCGTCTTCCGCCCGGCGTTGATATCGACCGTTTCCGGCCGGACATCGATGCCTCGCGCGTGCTTGCGCGACATGAGCTGACCGGCGTACCCGTCATCGGATGCATCTCGCGCCTCGTCCCACGAAAAGGGCAGGACTACCTGATCCGCGCGCTTCCGCTGGTGCGCGCCGCCGTGCCAGAAGCGCGGCTGCTAATCGTCGGCGGCGGGCGCGATGAGCGGCGGCTGCGCGCGCTGGCCAACACTCATCGGGTGAGTGACGCCGTGGTCTTTGCCGGACGTCCGCCGAGCAAGGAGCTCGCGGAGTACTACGCCGCGTGCGACGTCTTTGCGATGCCGTGCCGGACTCGTCGCGGCGGTCTGGACGTCGAGGGTCTTGGCATGGTCTATCTCGAAGCGGCGGCGACCGGCGTACCGGTGGTGGCCGGTACGTCGGGCGGTGCTCCAGAAGCGGTTGAGCAGGGAATCACCGGAACCGTGTTGCGCGATGCGACCGACCGCAGCGAGATCGCGGGAGTTTTAGTGCGCTTGCTCAGCGACCGAACACTCGCCGCGCAGCAGGGCGCAGCGGGACGGGCGTGGGTCGAGCGCGAGTGGACCTGGGAGCGCCAGGGCGAGCGACTTCGCGAGATTCTCGCGGGATAG
- a CDS encoding polyketide cyclase / dehydrase and lipid transport: MHQIDIADDTFVRAPVDVVAAATADRARWRRWWPDLRLQVAQDRGLKGTRFEVSGPLTGTMEIWLEPVRHGVVLHYFLRADLSDQPAVRRTAQTERERERRRRSFRHHMWALKDELEAAPQAAQPTPVLS; this comes from the coding sequence ATGCACCAGATCGACATCGCCGATGACACGTTCGTCCGTGCGCCGGTCGACGTCGTCGCCGCGGCCACGGCGGATCGGGCGAGATGGCGCAGGTGGTGGCCGGATCTGCGCCTTCAGGTCGCGCAGGACCGCGGCCTTAAAGGCACCCGTTTCGAGGTCAGCGGCCCGCTCACCGGAACGATGGAGATCTGGCTCGAGCCGGTGCGGCACGGCGTCGTACTGCACTACTTCTTGCGCGCCGATCTCAGCGACCAGCCTGCGGTACGCCGTACCGCGCAGACCGAGCGTGAACGCGAGCGACGGCGTCGCTCCTTCCGCCACCACATGTGGGCATTGAAAGACGAACTCGAAGCCGCCCCCCAGGCCGCGCAGCCCACGCCGGTACTCTCGTAG
- a CDS encoding DUF998 domain-containing protein, giving the protein MSPTSPATRPATMTDRRTALGAWLLVATVQYLIAEAVTAVSWSPVGYSYARNYISDLGVPECLTLDRTVCSPLWFVMDASFVVQGIITFVALVLLARLVPRGWRIPVVGLGVIYCVGIVIVGLFPGSTAEVIGGSAFRATMHSLGALLAILGGNVWALVAGVALLPRWRGWALCSILLGVFGIAAGIISTRTDLGLGVGGIERLAVYPIIGWLILTGAALLAARRTGATGGRAGR; this is encoded by the coding sequence GTGAGCCCCACCAGTCCCGCCACTCGCCCAGCCACAATGACCGATCGCCGCACGGCTCTTGGTGCCTGGCTGCTGGTCGCGACCGTGCAATACCTCATCGCCGAAGCAGTTACCGCCGTGTCGTGGTCGCCGGTCGGCTACAGCTATGCACGCAACTACATCTCCGACCTCGGCGTACCTGAGTGCCTCACCCTCGACCGGACCGTCTGCTCACCGCTGTGGTTCGTCATGGATGCCTCGTTCGTCGTCCAAGGCATCATCACGTTCGTGGCGCTGGTGCTCCTCGCGCGGCTGGTCCCCCGCGGCTGGCGCATCCCCGTCGTGGGGCTCGGGGTCATCTACTGCGTCGGCATCGTGATCGTCGGCCTGTTTCCCGGGTCAACCGCTGAGGTGATCGGCGGCAGCGCGTTCCGAGCGACGATGCATTCGCTCGGCGCCCTACTAGCGATCCTCGGCGGCAACGTCTGGGCGCTCGTAGCCGGAGTCGCATTACTGCCGCGATGGCGGGGCTGGGCGTTGTGCTCGATCCTGCTCGGCGTCTTCGGGATCGCGGCCGGCATCATCTCAACCCGCACCGATCTCGGTCTTGGCGTCGGCGGGATCGAACGACTCGCGGTCTACCCGATCATCGGCTGGCTCATCCTCACCGGCGCCGCCCTGCTTGCCGCCCGCCGCACCGGCGCGACCGGTGGGCGAGCCGGACGATGA
- a CDS encoding AMP-dependent synthetase/ligase — protein sequence MREVSSPALYSAPDSVNAADIVFEYAGSYPDVAVYSREEGESWVDISCAEFAERVGALARGFIAAGIGAGDRVALMSRTRFEWTLTDFALLSIGAVVVPVYETSSPEQVSWILSNSGAVAAVAETEEHRATIEQVRTETPDLREVWVIDAGDLDQLAGRADEVDPQQLQDRRSATKADDTATIVYTSGTTGRPKGCELTHRNLVTNSQNSVRSLDDVLTANSSTLLFLPLAHVLARVIQMGCFTARVRVAHTSDITNLLPKFASFKPTFLLAVPRVFEKVYNSAEQTAVAGGKGKIFAAAAATAIDYSRSLDAGRTPIGLKLKHALFSKLVYGKLLAALGGECDKCVSGGAPLGERLGHFFRGIGVEIYEGYGLTETSPVCSFNNVGQNKIGTVGRPLPGVSLRIAEDGELLVHGDNVFKGYWHNPDATAEVLQDGWLHTGDLAAIDSEGFLSITGRKKEIIVTAGGKNVAPAVLEDRLRAHALVSQVLVVGEQKPFIGALVTLDREMLPGWLKEHGRDPETPVAELMDDELIQSEIQKGVDDANRAVSKAESIRKFVVLEPDFTEEGGHLTPSMKLRRQVVAKDFADEIDGLYSAR from the coding sequence GTGCGCGAAGTTTCCAGCCCAGCGTTGTATTCGGCCCCGGATTCGGTCAACGCCGCCGACATCGTGTTTGAGTACGCCGGCAGCTACCCCGACGTGGCGGTCTACAGCCGCGAGGAGGGCGAGAGCTGGGTCGACATCAGCTGCGCTGAGTTCGCCGAGCGCGTCGGTGCGCTCGCGCGGGGGTTCATCGCGGCCGGAATCGGCGCAGGCGACCGTGTCGCTCTGATGTCGCGCACCCGCTTCGAGTGGACGCTGACCGACTTCGCGCTCCTGTCGATCGGCGCGGTTGTCGTGCCGGTCTATGAGACCTCCAGCCCCGAGCAGGTCTCGTGGATCTTGTCGAACTCCGGTGCGGTGGCAGCGGTCGCCGAGACCGAGGAACACCGCGCCACCATCGAGCAGGTGCGCACCGAGACCCCCGACCTTCGCGAGGTCTGGGTGATCGACGCGGGCGATCTCGATCAGCTGGCTGGCCGCGCGGACGAGGTCGACCCGCAGCAGCTGCAGGATCGGCGCTCTGCGACGAAGGCCGATGACACCGCGACGATCGTCTACACCAGCGGTACGACGGGGCGCCCCAAGGGCTGCGAGCTGACGCACCGCAACCTGGTGACCAACTCCCAGAACTCGGTGCGGTCGCTGGACGACGTACTGACCGCCAACTCCAGCACGCTGCTCTTCCTACCGCTCGCGCACGTGCTCGCGCGGGTGATCCAGATGGGCTGTTTTACCGCGCGCGTCCGGGTCGCACACACCTCCGACATCACCAACCTGCTGCCGAAGTTCGCCTCCTTCAAGCCGACCTTCCTGCTCGCCGTACCCCGCGTGTTCGAGAAGGTCTACAACTCCGCCGAGCAGACCGCCGTAGCCGGCGGCAAGGGCAAGATCTTCGCGGCGGCTGCCGCGACCGCTATCGACTACTCCCGGTCGCTGGATGCCGGGCGTACGCCGATCGGGCTGAAGCTCAAGCACGCGCTCTTCAGCAAGCTGGTCTACGGCAAGCTGCTGGCCGCGCTGGGCGGCGAGTGCGACAAGTGCGTCAGCGGCGGCGCGCCGCTCGGCGAGCGGCTCGGACATTTCTTCCGCGGCATCGGCGTCGAGATCTACGAGGGGTACGGGCTGACCGAGACCTCACCGGTCTGCTCGTTTAACAACGTCGGGCAAAACAAGATCGGCACGGTCGGGCGGCCGCTGCCGGGGGTGAGCCTGCGGATCGCCGAGGACGGCGAGCTGCTCGTGCACGGTGACAACGTCTTCAAGGGCTACTGGCACAACCCGGACGCCACCGCTGAGGTCCTGCAGGACGGCTGGCTGCACACCGGCGATCTGGCCGCCATCGACAGTGAGGGCTTCTTGTCGATCACCGGCCGGAAGAAGGAGATCATCGTGACCGCCGGCGGCAAGAACGTCGCCCCCGCCGTGCTCGAGGACCGGCTGCGGGCACACGCGCTGGTCTCGCAGGTGCTGGTGGTCGGCGAGCAGAAGCCGTTCATCGGCGCGCTGGTCACCCTCGACCGCGAGATGCTGCCGGGTTGGCTCAAGGAGCATGGGCGCGACCCGGAGACGCCGGTCGCCGAGCTGATGGACGACGAGCTGATCCAGTCCGAGATCCAGAAGGGCGTCGATGACGCCAACCGCGCGGTGTCCAAGGCCGAGTCGATCCGCAAGTTCGTAGTGCTCGAGCCGGACTTCACCGAAGAAGGCGGGCACCTGACGCCGTCGATGAAGCTGCGCCGCCAGGTGGTCGCCAAGGACTTCGCCGACGAGATCGACGGCCTCTACTCCGCGCGCTAG
- a CDS encoding aspartate aminotransferase family protein encodes MALESSRLAFERSRQSLGGGVGSGLRAAMRPHPLFVREAHGAHLWDLDGDKYVDFVMAWGPLVLGHGDPRVLSAVAAVAQRMQVVGTGHALEYLAAEAVLEAVPHGERLLWSNTGTEAVQVALRLARAATGRRRVLKFARSYHGWHDTVYAGMSDEDVDRPAAPGSKGQSSSVLDDVVVGRFNDAALAERLIGEAAERDLAAVLVDPIMSNAGVATPTPEFLATLRASCDRHGVVLIFDEVIAGFRIARGGAAEKYGVTPDLSVFGKAMAGGFTQSAVVGRADLIDQVTGGVVHAGTFNGNPVAMAAVEATMRVLADPGVYPSLEETSSAFETLVGGALGAHPQGGSFSRVGSLLQYVPATGTTELHGTGGLWEVILEGMLRQGFLFMPSGKVFLSTAHAMSDIEATSAALERVLRGA; translated from the coding sequence ATGGCTCTCGAATCGTCTCGCCTGGCCTTCGAGAGGTCTCGCCAGAGTCTCGGAGGGGGAGTGGGCTCGGGCCTGCGCGCGGCCATGCGTCCCCACCCGCTCTTCGTCAGAGAAGCGCACGGGGCCCACCTGTGGGACCTCGACGGAGACAAGTACGTCGATTTCGTGATGGCCTGGGGGCCGCTGGTGCTGGGCCACGGTGACCCTCGAGTCCTGTCCGCAGTCGCGGCAGTGGCCCAGAGGATGCAGGTCGTGGGCACCGGCCATGCCTTGGAGTACCTGGCTGCCGAAGCGGTCTTGGAAGCGGTGCCGCACGGTGAGCGACTGCTGTGGAGCAATACCGGCACGGAGGCAGTTCAGGTCGCGCTCCGGCTTGCCCGCGCCGCCACGGGACGCCGCCGCGTGCTGAAGTTCGCGAGGAGCTATCACGGCTGGCATGACACCGTCTACGCGGGAATGTCCGACGAGGACGTCGACCGTCCCGCCGCCCCCGGCAGCAAAGGGCAGTCGAGCAGCGTCCTGGACGACGTAGTCGTCGGTCGGTTTAACGACGCCGCGCTCGCCGAACGCCTGATCGGTGAGGCCGCCGAGCGCGACCTCGCCGCCGTGCTCGTCGACCCGATCATGAGCAACGCGGGCGTAGCGACACCCACTCCGGAGTTCCTCGCGACCTTGCGCGCGTCATGTGATCGTCACGGCGTCGTGCTGATCTTCGACGAAGTGATCGCCGGATTCCGTATCGCCCGGGGCGGGGCCGCTGAGAAGTACGGCGTCACGCCCGACCTGTCGGTGTTCGGAAAAGCGATGGCCGGGGGCTTCACCCAGAGCGCCGTGGTCGGACGAGCAGACTTAATCGATCAGGTCACCGGCGGTGTGGTCCACGCCGGGACCTTTAACGGCAACCCCGTCGCGATGGCCGCCGTCGAGGCAACGATGCGGGTCCTAGCCGACCCGGGCGTCTACCCGAGTCTCGAGGAGACGTCGTCTGCCTTCGAGACGCTCGTCGGTGGTGCGCTCGGCGCACATCCTCAGGGAGGTAGCTTCAGCAGGGTGGGCTCGCTCCTGCAGTACGTCCCAGCCACCGGAACGACGGAACTACACGGCACGGGCGGCCTGTGGGAAGTGATCCTCGAGGGGATGCTCCGGCAGGGATTCCTGTTCATGCCGTCCGGCAAGGTCTTCCTCAGCACGGCTCACGCGATGTCGGACATCGAGGCGACGTCCGCCGCGCTCGAGCGGGTGTTGCGCGGGGCTTGA
- a CDS encoding flavin monoamine oxidase family protein — MSRSREGDKAVTSVDVVIVGAGFAGLSAAERLVSMGKSVRVVEGRDRVGGRSLTGEVAGVKVDLGATWVSRRHTAIRGLADRVGCTTTDQFAQGRNILWMAGKRRTYSGTIPKVSPLALVDMARVQSALAKLVSTIDIDAAWESPRANELDAISFGQWLDQKHAMSATRALMTVVSKVQWGCTPGDVSLLHALRYIRAAGGVDHMLDVEGGQQQERYLQTTHEVAKRLADRLGDCVALGSPVRRIVQDGAGITVHTDAQTIAASYAIVTAAPAHRADIAFEPALPETAEGLVRVWRMGVLSKAFVAYDTPFWRAAGLSGEAVTDTGTVFITFDVSADSAGPGILMAFCDPRVFDGFSPDLRRRHVIAQLVDLYGEQAASPIDYLDHCWGSEPFAPGGPNPAVAPKATVAYGKALTEPHGRVHWAGTETAGEWAGCMNGAVLTGQRSAERIGVLLSSESRQEALR; from the coding sequence ATGTCGAGGTCTCGTGAGGGGGACAAGGCCGTCACCTCCGTCGACGTCGTGATCGTCGGGGCGGGCTTTGCCGGTCTGAGCGCCGCGGAGCGGTTGGTGAGCATGGGCAAGTCCGTCCGCGTCGTGGAGGGCCGCGACCGGGTCGGAGGACGATCGCTTACTGGGGAGGTCGCCGGCGTCAAGGTCGACCTCGGTGCGACGTGGGTATCGCGGCGTCACACCGCTATCCGCGGACTCGCGGACCGCGTCGGCTGCACCACCACCGACCAGTTCGCCCAGGGCCGGAACATCCTCTGGATGGCCGGCAAGCGCCGCACCTACAGCGGCACCATCCCCAAGGTGTCGCCGCTGGCCCTGGTGGACATGGCGCGGGTGCAGTCTGCGCTGGCGAAGCTGGTCTCGACGATTGACATTGATGCGGCCTGGGAGTCGCCACGAGCGAACGAGCTCGACGCGATCTCGTTTGGCCAGTGGCTCGATCAGAAGCACGCGATGTCGGCGACACGTGCGTTGATGACCGTCGTCAGCAAGGTTCAGTGGGGGTGCACGCCGGGTGACGTCTCCCTCCTGCACGCGTTGCGCTACATCCGAGCTGCGGGAGGCGTCGACCACATGCTCGATGTCGAGGGCGGCCAGCAGCAGGAGCGTTACCTGCAGACCACGCACGAGGTCGCGAAGCGCCTCGCTGATCGGCTCGGTGACTGCGTTGCCCTTGGCTCCCCGGTGCGGCGGATCGTGCAGGACGGGGCTGGCATCACCGTCCACACGGACGCGCAGACGATCGCCGCGTCGTACGCGATCGTCACGGCGGCTCCGGCTCACCGGGCGGACATCGCGTTTGAACCAGCCTTGCCCGAGACGGCCGAAGGACTGGTGCGAGTTTGGCGGATGGGCGTCCTGAGTAAGGCGTTCGTCGCCTACGACACGCCGTTCTGGCGTGCCGCCGGGCTCTCCGGCGAAGCGGTTACTGACACCGGGACCGTGTTCATCACGTTTGACGTCTCTGCCGACTCCGCTGGCCCGGGGATCCTCATGGCATTCTGCGACCCACGCGTTTTCGACGGCTTCAGCCCCGACCTCCGGCGCCGCCACGTGATCGCCCAGCTCGTCGACCTCTACGGCGAGCAGGCCGCCAGCCCCATCGACTACCTCGACCACTGCTGGGGATCGGAGCCCTTCGCACCTGGCGGTCCGAACCCCGCGGTCGCCCCCAAGGCCACGGTGGCCTACGGCAAAGCGCTTACCGAGCCCCATGGACGTGTCCACTGGGCCGGCACCGAAACCGCCGGTGAGTGGGCCGGCTGCATGAACGGCGCAGTCTTGACCGGGCAACGATCCGCCGAGCGAATCGGAGTTCTCCTCTCGAGCGAATCCCGGCAGGAGGCACTGCGATGA
- a CDS encoding Lrp/AsnC family transcriptional regulator → MITAIVMIQTETSQIPETAQQLADIDGVSEVYSVAGSSADLIAMVRVREFEDIATVCTGSISKVPGVLSTETHIAFQAFSQHDLESTFSIGL, encoded by the coding sequence GTGATCACTGCCATCGTGATGATCCAGACCGAGACGTCGCAGATCCCCGAGACCGCTCAGCAGCTCGCCGATATCGACGGCGTCAGCGAGGTCTACTCGGTCGCCGGATCGTCGGCCGACCTCATCGCGATGGTGCGCGTGCGCGAGTTCGAAGACATCGCGACGGTGTGCACCGGCTCGATCAGCAAGGTGCCCGGCGTGCTGTCGACCGAGACGCACATTGCCTTCCAGGCGTTCTCGCAGCACGACCTCGAGTCGACCTTCAGCATCGGCCTCTAA
- a CDS encoding DEDD exonuclease domain-containing protein has product MPPIASQAALRQRQPRKSPEPRESRATRATQLAFDELGEPLRDATFVVVDLETSGGSPSQHSITEIGAVKIKGGEVLGEFQTLVNPERSIEPYVQVLTGITDSMVAAAPTIDAVLPAFLEFAGLDRQHSQTIVVAHNARFDVGFLKAAASELAITWPRHRTLDTVLLARRAIPRDEVPNYRLESLAMHLGSRTRPTHRALDDARATVDVLHAVFERLGNLGVHSVDEALALSREVTAEQRRKRTLATDLPATAGVYIFRDGTGAPLYVGKSRNIRRRVRDYFTASEPRKRMREMVALAERVDALECAHDLEAQVRENRMIAALRPRYNRRSKNPNRAVWVKLTAERFPRLSVVSTWRDDDGCHYLGPFPNRAAASAAIDAIHQALPMRRCSDRITTKSAPSPCALAEIKRCVAPCDGSVDPDEYADVIAPLHRAISSDAHGLVEPLLRRIEELSRKQRYEDASRLRDQAVALLRALVRTQRIAGLSAISRAALAAANPDGSWDIAVLRYGRLSAAAHADRASSVVPIVEAISPSEQQFANSPAESVGTSFEETEILATWLERDGVRLVALDGELSCPVPSAAQWRPWLRTVTTRPGGDGYDRASYRRGHRSSA; this is encoded by the coding sequence ATGCCGCCCATCGCGTCCCAAGCAGCACTTCGCCAACGACAACCACGAAAGTCACCAGAGCCGCGAGAGTCACGAGCAACACGAGCGACTCAGCTCGCGTTCGATGAGCTCGGCGAGCCGCTTCGGGACGCAACGTTCGTCGTCGTCGATCTGGAGACCTCGGGCGGGTCACCGAGCCAGCACTCGATCACCGAGATCGGCGCGGTCAAGATCAAAGGCGGTGAGGTGCTGGGCGAGTTCCAGACGCTGGTCAACCCCGAGCGCTCGATCGAGCCCTACGTGCAGGTGCTGACCGGCATCACCGACTCGATGGTGGCCGCGGCGCCCACGATCGACGCCGTACTCCCGGCGTTTTTGGAGTTCGCCGGGCTGGACCGGCAGCACTCCCAGACGATCGTCGTCGCGCACAACGCCCGCTTCGACGTGGGCTTCCTTAAGGCCGCAGCGAGCGAGCTTGCGATCACCTGGCCCAGGCACCGCACCCTCGATACCGTCCTGCTCGCCCGGCGGGCGATCCCCCGCGATGAAGTCCCCAACTATCGCCTCGAGTCGCTGGCGATGCACCTGGGCTCGCGCACGCGTCCGACGCACCGCGCGCTCGACGATGCGCGCGCCACGGTCGACGTACTCCATGCGGTGTTCGAACGGCTCGGCAATCTTGGAGTGCATTCGGTTGACGAGGCACTCGCCCTGTCACGCGAGGTGACCGCCGAGCAGCGGCGCAAACGCACCCTGGCCACCGATCTGCCTGCCACCGCGGGCGTCTACATCTTCCGCGACGGCACCGGAGCGCCGTTGTACGTCGGCAAGAGCCGCAATATCCGCCGCCGGGTACGCGACTACTTCACCGCGAGTGAGCCACGCAAGCGGATGCGCGAGATGGTCGCGCTCGCCGAACGCGTCGACGCCCTCGAGTGCGCGCACGACCTCGAAGCCCAGGTGCGCGAAAACCGGATGATCGCCGCGCTACGCCCGCGATACAACCGCCGCTCCAAGAACCCCAACCGAGCCGTATGGGTCAAGCTCACCGCCGAACGATTCCCGCGCCTGTCGGTCGTCTCGACCTGGCGCGACGACGACGGCTGTCACTACCTCGGCCCCTTCCCAAACCGTGCCGCGGCATCGGCGGCCATCGACGCGATCCACCAAGCCCTGCCGATGCGGCGCTGTTCTGATCGCATCACCACGAAGTCCGCACCGAGCCCTTGCGCGCTCGCCGAGATCAAACGATGTGTCGCGCCCTGCGACGGCTCGGTCGACCCCGACGAGTACGCCGATGTCATCGCGCCGCTGCACCGCGCCATCAGCTCCGATGCCCACGGGCTGGTCGAGCCGCTGCTGCGCCGGATCGAGGAGCTGTCGCGCAAGCAGCGTTATGAGGACGCCTCGCGGCTGCGCGATCAAGCGGTCGCGCTGCTGCGCGCGCTCGTGCGCACCCAGCGCATCGCCGGGCTGAGCGCGATCTCCCGGGCCGCGCTCGCCGCCGCCAACCCCGACGGCTCGTGGGACATCGCGGTCCTGCGCTACGGGCGCCTGTCGGCGGCCGCGCACGCCGATCGGGCCAGCTCGGTGGTCCCGATCGTCGAGGCGATCAGTCCGAGTGAGCAGCAGTTCGCCAACTCTCCCGCCGAGTCGGTCGGCACCAGCTTCGAAGAGACCGAGATCCTCGCCACCTGGCTCGAGCGTGACGGCGTACGCCTGGTCGCGCTCGATGGCGAGCTCAGCTGCCCGGTGCCGTCGGCGGCGCAGTGGCGGCCGTGGCTGCGGACGGTGACGACCAGACCGGGAGGCGACGGATACGACCGGGCGAGCTATCGCCGGGGCCACCGGAGCAGCGCGTGA